CGATTTCACGTTCGACGACGCGGCCTGCGATTCGCTGGCCGAATTCCTCGAACCGGACGCGCTGGCGTACCTGCGCGACTTCAGGTTCGCCGGTGACATCGACGGCTACGCCGAAGGCGAGCTGTATTTTCCTCACTCGCCGGTGCTTTCGGTCCGCGGCAGCTTCGCCGAATGTGTCGTTCTCGAGACGCTGGCGCTGTCGATCTTCAACCACGACACCGCCATCGCCTCGGCCGCAGCCCGGATGGTCAGCGCCGCCCAGGAGCGGCCGTTGATGGACATGGGCAGCCGGCGCACCCATGAGCGCGCCGCCGTCGCCGCGGCCCGCGCGGCCTATCTCACGGGGTTCGCCGCGACGTCCAACCTGGAAGCCCACCGCCGCTACGGCGTGCCCGCCGAAGGCACCAGCGCGCACGCCTTCACGCTGCTTTACGACGGTGCGCATGGGCCCGACGAGCGCGCCGCGTTCGCCGCTCAGGTCGCCGCGCTGGGCACCGGCACCACGCTGCTGGTGGACACCTATGACGTGACGGCCGGCGTGGCCAACGCCGTCGCGGTGGCCGGCACCGACCTCGGCGCCGTCCGCATCGATTCCGGCGAGTTGGGTGTGCTGGCCCGGCAGGTCCGCGAACAACTGGACCGGCTTGGGGCGGAGCGGACCCGCATCGTGGTCTCCGGTGATCTCGACGAGTTCGCCGTCGCGGCGCTGCGCGCCGAGCCCGTCGACAGCTACGGAATCGGCACCTCGCTGGTCACCGGGTCGGGGGCGCCCACCGCGAACATGGTCTACAAGCTGGTCGAGGTCGACGGGGTCCCGGTCGAGAAGCGCAGCTCGCGCAAGGAGTCGCACGGTGGTCGTAAGGAGGCGATTCGGTTGGCCCGCGCCAGCGGCACGATCACCGAGGAGATCGTGTTTCCGGCGGGCCAGCCGCCGACCACGTCGGGGCCGTCGCGGATGCTGACCGTCCCGCTGGTGCGCGACGGCGACATCGTTGCCAACACCGATCTGGCCGCGGCGCGCAACCTGGTGGCATCGGGCTTGCGAAGCTTGCCGTGGGAAGGTCTGATGTTGTCGCACGGTGACCCGGCGATCCCGACCACGCAGATCCCGGCCCGGCGGCCGCCGACCGACCACCAGGAGTAGCCACGCCCGACGACGCGCCGATGCCGGTGACGCAGCTGCTCGCCACTGCGGTGGCCGCGCTGGGCGGCAAGGAACGAACCGGTCAGCTGGAGATGGCCGAGGCGGTCGCGCACGCCTTCTCCTCCGGCGAGCACC
This genomic stretch from Mycobacterium paraterrae harbors:
- a CDS encoding nicotinate phosphoribosyltransferase; translated protein: MLAAALRDGSAHRRSVFELFARKLPAGRRYGVVAGTGRFLEALSDFTFDDAACDSLAEFLEPDALAYLRDFRFAGDIDGYAEGELYFPHSPVLSVRGSFAECVVLETLALSIFNHDTAIASAAARMVSAAQERPLMDMGSRRTHERAAVAAARAAYLTGFAATSNLEAHRRYGVPAEGTSAHAFTLLYDGAHGPDERAAFAAQVAALGTGTTLLVDTYDVTAGVANAVAVAGTDLGAVRIDSGELGVLARQVREQLDRLGAERTRIVVSGDLDEFAVAALRAEPVDSYGIGTSLVTGSGAPTANMVYKLVEVDGVPVEKRSSRKESHGGRKEAIRLARASGTITEEIVFPAGQPPTTSGPSRMLTVPLVRDGDIVANTDLAAARNLVASGLRSLPWEGLMLSHGDPAIPTTQIPARRPPTDHQE